One genomic window of Denticeps clupeoides chromosome 14, fDenClu1.1, whole genome shotgun sequence includes the following:
- the LOC114803434 gene encoding synaptotagmin-like protein 3 isoform X1, with protein sequence MDLSLLKALEREKVLEVLHRDKILRSMEEDRIRRLKVELQDLRRRGAKSISRQYGERTCARCQKPLGRFWNTGAVCLGCSHRICGRCRVFLTRRFWRCTVCHAYREVKVKSGEWFLEERGKKFPHETAQHETIGEKLLKSHQRLGNISIVPPTPPPFQDVAKLSFSRSGNFTSSPLTKSMEDLVMSFNSHIRRISKSQSDLRADLLTVNYDRTISMSKSQSDTAISTAFILNKGPSLSNIFKKFKEWEQQTSKSLSSGALTDRDTSLSSGETRLLHHTAHLMHQRSGPDSRGEKLRNNETELKCSLLSQGSNSSIETDADSSGNPSVTGEIEIALAYSFNTSCLEILISACKNIMFGGFKQRKCHPYVKVYLLPDKSSGSKLKTTTKKNTTDPVFKETLQYSVERHLLASRTLHVSVWHSETLKRKFFIGEVLIPLEGWRFEDSSTKSPAWYPLQPKSDGGAVDQVVGLLLVKVKFSNPKHTSDSCSVSHEAGQLTVLVTGVQNMTGSKSGAAFVKGSLTLPGGQILSQRSPVVKKKSNLKWALQLVFSKVTLHELKESVLHLDLWDQATFSLSERLLGTARLQGAPSWQALQQMPSVWHSFSLALCTSINTRKP encoded by the exons ATGGATCTCAGTCTGCTCAAAGCTCTGGAGCGggagaaagttctggaagtTCTGCACAGAGACAAGATCCTGCGTTCTATGGAAGAGGACCGTATACG GAGGCTAAAAGTGGAGCTGCAGGACCTCCGGCGCAGGGGTGCGAAGAGCATCTCGCGGCAGTATGGGGAGCGGACATGTGCCCGCTGCCAGAAGCCCCTTGGAAGGTTCTGGAACACTGGAGCTGTGTGTCTAGGCTGCAGCCACCGGATCTGCGGCAGATGCCGAGTGTTCCTGACCAGGAGGTTCTGGAGGTGTACTGTGTGTCACGCGTACAG GGAGGTTAAAGTCAAGTCGGGCGAATGGTTTTTGGAGGAGCGAGGAAAGAAGTTTCCACATGAAACAG cTCAGCATGAAACCATTGGAGAAAAGTTACTGAAGTCCCACCAGAGACTGGG TAACATCTCTATAGTTCCACCAACCCCTCCACCTTTTCAAGATGTGGCCAAGCTATCATTCAGCCGGTCTGGG AATTTCACTTCTTCGCCTTTAACAAAGTCCATGGAGGATCTTGTGATGTCTTTCAACTCTCACATCAGGA GGATCTCCAAGTCTCAGAGTGACCTGAGGGCTGACCTTCTGACTGTGAACTATGACAGGACCATCAGCATGTCCAAGAGCCAATCAGACACTGCCATCAGCACTGCTTTCATC CTGAACAAAGGCCCAAGcctttcaaatatatttaagaAGTTTAAAGAGTGGGAGCAGCAAACGTCCAAGAGTCTGTCCTCTGGGGCTCTCACCGACCGGGACACATCGCTGAGTTCAGGAGAGACGAGG CTGCTGCACCACACTGCTCATCTCATGCATCAGAGGTCAGGACCGGACAGTCGAGGAGAGAAGCTGAGGAATAATGAAACGGAGTTGAAGTGTTCGCTCCTGTCGCagggcagcaacagcagcattgAGACAGACGCCGACTCCTCTGGAAACCCCAGTGTGACGGGAGAGATCGAAATCGCCTTGGCCTACAGcttcaacacttcctgtttggagaTCCTAATCAGCGCCTGCAAGAACATCATGTTTGGGGGCTTCAAGCAAAGGAAATGTCACCC GTATGTGAAGGTCTATCTTCTACCAGATAAATCTTCAGGCAGCAAACTGAAGACCACAACCAAAAAGAACACAACAGATCCCGTATTTAAAGAGACGTTGCAG TATTCTGTGGAGCGCCACCTGTTGGCCAGTAGAACACTGCACGTGTCAGTATGGCACTCTGAGACGCTGAAGCGAAAGTTCTTTATCGGAGAAGTTCTCATCCCACTGGAGGGATGGAGGTTTGAGGACAGCAGCACAAAGAGTCCCGCTTGGTATCCGCTTCAGCCAAAG TCAGATGGGGGCGCTGTGGACCAGGTTGTGGGATTGCTGCTTGTTAAAGTAAAATTTTCCAACCCGAAGCACACAAGTG ACAGTTGCAGTGTCTCACATGAAGCTGGTCAACTGACCGTCCTTGTCACTGGTGTCCAGAACATGACCGGCTCAAAGTCAGGAGCTGCCTTTGTGAAAGG GAGTCTGACTTTACCTGGAGGCCAGATCCTGAGCCAGAGAAGCCCAGTGGTGAAGAAGAAGTCCAATTTGAAATGGGCCTTACAGCTGGTCTTCAGCAAGGTGACTCTCCATGAGCTGAAGGAGTCTGTGCTCCACCTGGATCTGTGGGACCAAGCGACCTTCAGCCTCTCTGAACGTCTGCTGGGTACAGCCAGACTACAGGGAG CACCGTCCTGGCAAGCCCTGCAACAAATGCCCAGTGTGTGGCACAGCTTCAGCCTCGCCCTGTGTACCAGTATCAACACACGGAAACCATGA
- the LOC114803434 gene encoding synaptotagmin-like protein 3 isoform X2, which produces MDLSLLKALEREKVLEVLHRDKILRSMEEDRIRRLKVELQDLRRRGAKSISRQYGERTCARCQKPLGRFWNTGAVCLGCSHRICGRCRVFLTRRFWRCTVCHAYREVKVKSGEWFLEERGKKFPHETAQHETIGEKLLKSHQRLGNISIVPPTPPPFQDVAKLSFSRSGNFTSSPLTKSMEDLVMSFNSHIRRISKSQSDLRADLLTVNYDRTISMSKSQSDTAISTAFILNKGPSLSNIFKKFKEWEQQTSKSLSSGALTDRDTSLSSGETRGSNSSIETDADSSGNPSVTGEIEIALAYSFNTSCLEILISACKNIMFGGFKQRKCHPYVKVYLLPDKSSGSKLKTTTKKNTTDPVFKETLQYSVERHLLASRTLHVSVWHSETLKRKFFIGEVLIPLEGWRFEDSSTKSPAWYPLQPKSDGGAVDQVVGLLLVKVKFSNPKHTSDSCSVSHEAGQLTVLVTGVQNMTGSKSGAAFVKGSLTLPGGQILSQRSPVVKKKSNLKWALQLVFSKVTLHELKESVLHLDLWDQATFSLSERLLGTARLQGAPSWQALQQMPSVWHSFSLALCTSINTRKP; this is translated from the exons ATGGATCTCAGTCTGCTCAAAGCTCTGGAGCGggagaaagttctggaagtTCTGCACAGAGACAAGATCCTGCGTTCTATGGAAGAGGACCGTATACG GAGGCTAAAAGTGGAGCTGCAGGACCTCCGGCGCAGGGGTGCGAAGAGCATCTCGCGGCAGTATGGGGAGCGGACATGTGCCCGCTGCCAGAAGCCCCTTGGAAGGTTCTGGAACACTGGAGCTGTGTGTCTAGGCTGCAGCCACCGGATCTGCGGCAGATGCCGAGTGTTCCTGACCAGGAGGTTCTGGAGGTGTACTGTGTGTCACGCGTACAG GGAGGTTAAAGTCAAGTCGGGCGAATGGTTTTTGGAGGAGCGAGGAAAGAAGTTTCCACATGAAACAG cTCAGCATGAAACCATTGGAGAAAAGTTACTGAAGTCCCACCAGAGACTGGG TAACATCTCTATAGTTCCACCAACCCCTCCACCTTTTCAAGATGTGGCCAAGCTATCATTCAGCCGGTCTGGG AATTTCACTTCTTCGCCTTTAACAAAGTCCATGGAGGATCTTGTGATGTCTTTCAACTCTCACATCAGGA GGATCTCCAAGTCTCAGAGTGACCTGAGGGCTGACCTTCTGACTGTGAACTATGACAGGACCATCAGCATGTCCAAGAGCCAATCAGACACTGCCATCAGCACTGCTTTCATC CTGAACAAAGGCCCAAGcctttcaaatatatttaagaAGTTTAAAGAGTGGGAGCAGCAAACGTCCAAGAGTCTGTCCTCTGGGGCTCTCACCGACCGGGACACATCGCTGAGTTCAGGAGAGACGAGG ggcagcaacagcagcattgAGACAGACGCCGACTCCTCTGGAAACCCCAGTGTGACGGGAGAGATCGAAATCGCCTTGGCCTACAGcttcaacacttcctgtttggagaTCCTAATCAGCGCCTGCAAGAACATCATGTTTGGGGGCTTCAAGCAAAGGAAATGTCACCC GTATGTGAAGGTCTATCTTCTACCAGATAAATCTTCAGGCAGCAAACTGAAGACCACAACCAAAAAGAACACAACAGATCCCGTATTTAAAGAGACGTTGCAG TATTCTGTGGAGCGCCACCTGTTGGCCAGTAGAACACTGCACGTGTCAGTATGGCACTCTGAGACGCTGAAGCGAAAGTTCTTTATCGGAGAAGTTCTCATCCCACTGGAGGGATGGAGGTTTGAGGACAGCAGCACAAAGAGTCCCGCTTGGTATCCGCTTCAGCCAAAG TCAGATGGGGGCGCTGTGGACCAGGTTGTGGGATTGCTGCTTGTTAAAGTAAAATTTTCCAACCCGAAGCACACAAGTG ACAGTTGCAGTGTCTCACATGAAGCTGGTCAACTGACCGTCCTTGTCACTGGTGTCCAGAACATGACCGGCTCAAAGTCAGGAGCTGCCTTTGTGAAAGG GAGTCTGACTTTACCTGGAGGCCAGATCCTGAGCCAGAGAAGCCCAGTGGTGAAGAAGAAGTCCAATTTGAAATGGGCCTTACAGCTGGTCTTCAGCAAGGTGACTCTCCATGAGCTGAAGGAGTCTGTGCTCCACCTGGATCTGTGGGACCAAGCGACCTTCAGCCTCTCTGAACGTCTGCTGGGTACAGCCAGACTACAGGGAG CACCGTCCTGGCAAGCCCTGCAACAAATGCCCAGTGTGTGGCACAGCTTCAGCCTCGCCCTGTGTACCAGTATCAACACACGGAAACCATGA